Proteins encoded together in one Corynebacterium liangguodongii window:
- a CDS encoding S8 family serine peptidase, with the protein MRAASTALAAAAVTAWAPCPAAAQAQDYPCAAPAESTAPAAQPWVAPLRQLATGAGVRVAVIDTGVAPSPELDQVLPGADLVSPQAPDPLFDCDLHGTVVAGVIAGNSAGIAPAAEIISVRQTSAHYRDAGGNDGGAGSVATLAEAINNALDIGARVINISVVSCLDPASAARLDASPLDAALARAEAGGAIVVAAAGNVTSECAQGSTVIPAHSPTVLAVGAREDAHQLAEYSVAAPQGALALSAPGRVEASPAPGAGWAAGTLGGRGEVIPFEGTSFAAPVLSGSIALLLERQPSLSPAQVREIVAAAAEPAGGAIEPYAVATQLLPGPPAQRERIAITPTAEATSSAAARWQLLAWVLSGLGAFLLAARALLRGRR; encoded by the coding sequence ATGCGCGCCGCTTCCACCGCGCTGGCCGCCGCTGCGGTAACGGCGTGGGCTCCGTGCCCGGCCGCCGCCCAGGCGCAGGACTACCCGTGCGCGGCCCCCGCCGAAAGCACCGCCCCCGCCGCGCAGCCGTGGGTGGCCCCGCTGCGCCAGCTCGCAACCGGGGCGGGCGTGCGGGTGGCCGTCATCGACACAGGCGTCGCCCCCTCCCCGGAGCTCGACCAGGTTCTCCCCGGGGCCGACCTCGTCTCCCCGCAGGCGCCTGACCCACTGTTCGACTGCGACCTCCACGGCACGGTCGTCGCCGGCGTGATCGCCGGCAACTCCGCCGGGATCGCCCCAGCCGCAGAGATCATCTCGGTGCGCCAAACCTCGGCGCACTACAGAGACGCCGGTGGGAACGACGGCGGGGCCGGCAGCGTCGCCACGCTTGCCGAGGCCATCAACAACGCCCTCGACATCGGCGCCCGCGTGATCAACATCTCCGTCGTCTCCTGCCTCGACCCGGCCTCCGCCGCACGCCTCGACGCCTCCCCTCTCGACGCCGCGCTAGCCCGCGCGGAGGCCGGCGGCGCCATCGTCGTCGCCGCTGCGGGAAACGTCACCTCCGAATGCGCACAGGGCTCCACCGTCATCCCTGCCCACTCACCGACGGTCCTCGCCGTCGGTGCGCGCGAGGATGCGCACCAGCTCGCCGAGTACTCCGTTGCGGCACCGCAGGGCGCGCTCGCACTGTCCGCGCCCGGGCGTGTCGAGGCCTCCCCCGCGCCCGGTGCCGGGTGGGCCGCCGGCACCCTGGGCGGGCGCGGGGAGGTCATCCCCTTCGAGGGGACGAGCTTCGCCGCCCCGGTGCTCTCAGGCTCTATCGCCCTGCTCCTAGAGAGGCAGCCCTCGTTGAGCCCCGCGCAGGTGCGCGAGATCGTCGCCGCAGCGGCGGAGCCAGCCGGGGGAGCCATCGAGCCCTACGCCGTGGCCACCCAGCTCCTCCCCGGGCCCCCGGCGCAGCGGGAGCGGATCGCGATCACCCCTACCGCCGAGGCCACCTCGTCCGCCGCCGCGCGGTGGCAGCTGCTCGCCTGGGTGCTCAGCGGGCTCGGCGCGTTCCTCCTCGCCGCCCGCGCGCTGCTCCGCGGACGACGCTAG
- the eccD gene encoding type VII secretion integral membrane protein EccD, translating to MVSTSAHHVVRLTVRIDVASFHRDVDVTLPTSSSFNEILPELARLVDMPEVTRPWEATTVSGAVLDSARPLYQLRIHDGQVVVLRPREPLAPPIVRDAAEALAAAAGRLGPVPGLGAAASLVGAAMVFVLVDAIAGFYPALVSAAAGCVAVGSVARSRALCAAAVLVLAAAAGAWVAGPREEWTGSADPALGALAAAAVVGFGAVCGGATKLFDAPVTAFFATSACLIGLGAGFAWLGSPTAPPAGTALAGLAAVMASPGVATRAAGIAIPRVPTAGENFAVADDYQLDIDSRGVSARGISAGIAAAVCACCSPALLLIGISGGGWAYALCICFAAALVVHAFRHHATVPRACLAVTSLTALLSSALAVAHAGAVHPAWLALAFCVATVVLTATLWAARAPDLEPTTLVWVERAETAAIIAVIPLAFQLAGVFNIIRGL from the coding sequence ATGGTTTCCACGTCCGCGCACCACGTGGTGCGCCTCACCGTGCGTATCGACGTTGCGTCGTTCCACCGCGACGTCGATGTGACGCTACCGACGTCGTCAAGCTTCAACGAGATACTCCCGGAGCTCGCCCGACTGGTAGACATGCCTGAGGTGACGCGACCGTGGGAGGCCACGACCGTCTCTGGCGCCGTGCTCGACTCGGCCCGCCCGCTCTACCAGCTGCGGATCCACGACGGCCAGGTCGTCGTGCTGCGCCCCCGCGAGCCGCTCGCCCCTCCGATCGTGCGCGACGCCGCGGAAGCCCTGGCTGCCGCGGCCGGGCGCCTCGGCCCTGTTCCGGGGCTGGGCGCCGCGGCCTCCTTGGTCGGCGCGGCGATGGTGTTCGTACTCGTCGACGCGATTGCGGGCTTCTACCCGGCGCTCGTCTCGGCCGCCGCCGGCTGCGTGGCGGTCGGTTCCGTGGCGCGCTCGCGCGCGCTGTGCGCCGCGGCGGTGCTGGTCCTCGCGGCGGCCGCGGGAGCGTGGGTGGCTGGCCCGCGCGAGGAGTGGACGGGCAGCGCCGATCCTGCGCTGGGGGCGCTCGCCGCGGCCGCCGTGGTTGGCTTCGGCGCGGTCTGCGGCGGGGCAACCAAGCTTTTCGACGCCCCCGTAACCGCCTTCTTCGCCACCTCTGCCTGCCTCATCGGCCTCGGGGCCGGTTTTGCCTGGCTCGGCTCGCCTACCGCCCCGCCCGCAGGCACCGCGCTCGCCGGTCTGGCGGCGGTGATGGCGAGCCCGGGGGTGGCCACCCGCGCCGCAGGTATCGCCATTCCTCGCGTGCCCACCGCGGGGGAGAACTTCGCGGTGGCGGACGACTACCAGCTGGATATCGATTCCCGCGGGGTAAGCGCGCGGGGTATCTCCGCCGGGATCGCCGCCGCGGTGTGCGCGTGCTGCTCCCCCGCGCTGCTCCTCATCGGCATCTCCGGCGGCGGGTGGGCCTACGCGCTGTGCATCTGCTTCGCGGCCGCCCTGGTCGTTCACGCGTTTCGCCACCACGCAACGGTGCCGAGGGCGTGCCTGGCGGTGACCTCGCTCACCGCGCTGCTTTCCTCCGCACTGGCCGTGGCTCACGCAGGCGCCGTCCACCCCGCGTGGCTCGCGCTGGCCTTCTGCGTGGCCACGGTGGTGCTCACCGCGACGCTGTGGGCGGCCCGAGCACCCGACCTCGAACCGACGACACTGGTGTGGGTCGAGCGGGCGGAGACCGCCGCGATCATCGCGGTGATCCCCCTAGCCTTCCAGCTGGCGGGCGTGTTCAACATAATCAGGGGGCTGTGA
- the eccCa gene encoding type VII secretion protein EccCa: MLGLDRTAVLAPQHAAGDDQEPPLPEGSLAAEPIPEAQRDQPQPIIKILMPIIMIAAIGAMVAVVALSGREVSPTMAIFPLMMGLSALMMINPPEKAGDIDETRRVYLRHLGALAESARTNADRQRAHASYLHPAPSHLLHATATSRVWERGHDSPRALHVRFGEGTTSLCTPVHVADPGSPEDLDPVCAVSLRRMVAAVGTVAGMPIVINLAAFPSIVLTGAQAHEVARAALCQLCFFHGPEVAGLYNLHKDPDFEWVKWFPHTRAPHKAAFAVALADRAHAHAALMSPGIDCVIAVDQDPDYSVDEDSLHLVCEAGVVVARTLKGDEELGCVDTLPVLVAELIARHLAFYRRPESSGAQGAGGLMSMLGFSDIDELDEHSMWRGRAGTRHHLVVPFGSTPDGGAVHLDLKEAAHGGMGPHGLCIGATGSGKSELLRTLVTALAATHSPEELNVVLVDFKGGATFLGCEDLPHTAAVITNLEAESVLVERMFDAISGELNRRQELLREAGNFANVTDYFHARQAGRADVGALPSLLIIVDEFSELLGQHPHFADLFVAVGRLGRSLGVHLLLASQRLEEGKLRGLDSHLSYRIGLKTFSAGESRQVLGVPDAYELPGEPGSGYLKTGSTELVRFRAAYVSGPLERRVGGDEGHARPAVALFTGWSEVEEDHDRADIRIDESTTLLAAVVGKARSTARVQGMSAHQVWLPPLPEVVELSTVCESPAPLQVSIGLIDDPYHQRQDPAVIDFSHAGGHVAIAGGPRTGKSMALRTIVAALAVTHTTSQVCFYVIDAGAGGLADLECLPHVAGVATPAEEDKCRRIVDEMLALIDAHATAPQDPAARRQTFLVLDGWHSVFAPDSSLEDLRDALARIASAGPAAGVHIVTSTQRWSAIRANVRDLIGTRLELHLSEPADSLLGRKAQQQVPARPGRGLNPHGRHMLIAATAPQDLAHIAAQAAGQPPAPRLKVLPAAVSAAALLGGEEASRLPFARGGRNLDAVCLEGRHLVAIGVRGSGKSTLLATLIAGIDALPRDAARMVIIDPRRRHIDAAGSDMVASYAASSAAVRDTVSAAVETLRSRLPGAGVSAAELAERSWWEGPDIYLIIDDADLVAEADVAPLLALLPHARDIGLHVIVARKLGGTARALYGGLLGAVKDLNPDAVLLSGNRDEGSVFGVKPEPLPAGRGRLVRDGVDAGFIQVATLEAAADAGEE; encoded by the coding sequence ATGCTCGGGCTCGATAGAACCGCCGTCTTAGCGCCGCAGCACGCGGCAGGAGACGACCAAGAACCGCCGCTGCCGGAGGGCAGCCTGGCCGCCGAGCCCATCCCGGAGGCGCAGCGCGACCAACCGCAGCCGATCATCAAAATCCTCATGCCGATCATCATGATCGCCGCGATCGGGGCGATGGTCGCCGTCGTCGCTCTCTCCGGGAGGGAGGTCAGCCCCACAATGGCGATCTTCCCGCTCATGATGGGGCTCAGCGCGCTGATGATGATCAACCCACCGGAGAAGGCCGGGGATATCGACGAGACGCGCCGGGTCTACCTGCGCCACCTTGGCGCTCTCGCCGAGAGCGCCCGCACCAACGCCGACCGGCAGCGCGCGCACGCCTCCTACCTTCACCCCGCCCCGAGCCACCTGTTGCACGCCACTGCGACCTCGCGGGTGTGGGAGCGCGGGCATGACTCCCCGCGCGCCCTCCACGTGCGATTCGGCGAGGGCACGACCTCGCTGTGCACCCCGGTTCACGTCGCTGACCCAGGCTCCCCGGAGGACCTCGATCCCGTCTGCGCGGTGAGCCTGCGCCGGATGGTCGCCGCAGTGGGGACAGTGGCCGGGATGCCGATCGTGATTAACCTCGCTGCCTTCCCCTCGATCGTGCTCACCGGCGCCCAGGCGCACGAGGTGGCGCGCGCCGCGCTGTGCCAGCTGTGCTTCTTCCACGGCCCGGAGGTCGCCGGGCTCTACAACCTTCACAAAGACCCGGATTTCGAGTGGGTGAAGTGGTTCCCGCACACCCGCGCGCCGCACAAGGCGGCCTTCGCCGTCGCGCTGGCGGACCGCGCCCACGCACATGCGGCGCTGATGTCGCCGGGCATCGACTGCGTCATCGCCGTGGACCAGGACCCGGACTACAGCGTGGACGAGGATTCGCTGCACCTCGTGTGCGAGGCGGGTGTCGTTGTCGCGCGCACTCTCAAGGGTGATGAGGAGCTCGGGTGCGTCGATACGCTGCCCGTGCTCGTGGCAGAGCTTATAGCCCGCCACCTCGCGTTTTACCGCCGCCCGGAAAGCTCGGGAGCGCAGGGCGCTGGCGGCCTTATGAGCATGCTGGGTTTTAGCGACATTGACGAGCTCGACGAGCACTCCATGTGGCGCGGGCGCGCCGGCACCCGGCACCACCTGGTCGTCCCCTTCGGCTCCACCCCGGACGGCGGTGCCGTCCACCTCGACCTCAAGGAGGCCGCGCACGGAGGGATGGGCCCGCACGGGCTGTGCATCGGGGCGACGGGGTCCGGTAAATCGGAACTACTAAGGACCCTCGTCACCGCGCTGGCGGCGACGCATTCGCCCGAGGAACTCAACGTCGTCCTCGTCGATTTCAAGGGCGGGGCGACGTTCCTCGGCTGCGAAGACCTGCCGCATACCGCTGCGGTGATTACAAACCTCGAGGCCGAATCTGTGCTGGTTGAGCGCATGTTCGATGCCATCTCCGGCGAGCTCAACCGGCGCCAAGAGCTGCTGCGCGAGGCGGGAAACTTTGCCAACGTCACCGATTACTTCCACGCCCGTCAGGCGGGCCGGGCAGACGTGGGTGCCCTGCCGTCGCTGCTCATCATCGTCGATGAGTTCTCCGAGCTGCTCGGCCAGCACCCGCACTTCGCGGATCTCTTCGTTGCCGTGGGGCGGCTGGGCCGTTCGCTGGGGGTGCACTTGCTGCTGGCGTCGCAACGCCTCGAGGAGGGCAAGCTGCGCGGGCTCGACTCTCACTTGTCCTACCGCATCGGGCTCAAGACGTTCTCGGCGGGGGAGTCGCGCCAGGTGCTCGGTGTGCCGGACGCCTACGAGCTACCTGGTGAGCCCGGCAGCGGCTACCTGAAGACTGGATCAACAGAGCTCGTCCGCTTCCGTGCGGCCTACGTCTCCGGCCCGCTCGAGCGGCGCGTCGGAGGCGACGAGGGGCACGCGCGGCCCGCGGTGGCGTTGTTTACCGGGTGGAGCGAGGTGGAGGAGGACCACGACCGGGCCGACATACGCATTGATGAGTCGACGACGCTGCTGGCCGCCGTGGTGGGCAAGGCACGCAGCACCGCGCGGGTGCAAGGAATGAGCGCGCATCAGGTGTGGCTCCCGCCGCTGCCGGAGGTTGTCGAGCTTTCCACGGTGTGCGAGTCGCCCGCGCCGCTGCAGGTCTCCATCGGGCTCATCGACGACCCCTATCACCAGCGCCAAGACCCCGCGGTGATCGATTTCTCCCACGCCGGTGGGCACGTGGCCATCGCGGGCGGGCCGCGCACGGGCAAGTCGATGGCGCTGCGCACGATCGTGGCCGCGCTGGCTGTGACGCACACCACCTCGCAGGTGTGCTTCTACGTCATCGACGCCGGTGCCGGGGGTTTGGCCGACCTCGAATGCCTGCCGCACGTCGCCGGGGTGGCCACCCCGGCCGAGGAGGATAAGTGCAGGCGCATCGTCGACGAGATGCTCGCGCTTATCGACGCCCACGCCACCGCCCCGCAGGACCCAGCGGCGCGCCGTCAGACCTTCCTCGTCCTCGACGGCTGGCACTCCGTGTTCGCCCCCGACTCCTCGCTCGAGGACCTGCGCGACGCCCTAGCGCGCATCGCTTCTGCGGGCCCGGCCGCCGGTGTCCACATCGTTACCTCCACGCAGCGCTGGAGCGCTATCCGGGCCAACGTGCGCGACCTCATCGGTACCCGCCTCGAGCTGCACCTGAGTGAACCGGCGGATTCGCTGCTGGGGAGGAAGGCGCAGCAGCAGGTTCCGGCCCGCCCGGGCCGCGGGCTCAACCCCCACGGGCGCCACATGCTCATCGCCGCCACCGCGCCTCAGGACCTTGCTCATATCGCAGCGCAGGCGGCCGGCCAGCCGCCTGCGCCCCGGCTCAAGGTGCTGCCCGCCGCCGTCTCCGCTGCGGCACTGCTCGGCGGGGAGGAGGCCAGCCGGCTCCCGTTTGCCCGCGGCGGCAGAAACCTCGATGCGGTGTGCCTCGAGGGCAGGCACCTCGTGGCCATCGGGGTGCGCGGCAGCGGTAAATCGACGCTTCTGGCCACGCTCATCGCAGGCATCGACGCGCTGCCGCGCGATGCGGCCCGCATGGTCATCATCGACCCGCGCCGCAGGCACATCGATGCGGCGGGCAGCGACATGGTGGCGAGCTACGCGGCGTCTTCCGCCGCGGTGCGCGACACGGTGAGCGCGGCCGTGGAGACTCTCCGCTCCCGCCTCCCCGGCGCGGGGGTAAGCGCCGCCGAGCTCGCCGAGCGGTCGTGGTGGGAAGGCCCCGATATCTACCTCATCATTGACGACGCCGACCTCGTCGCCGAGGCAGACGTCGCCCCGCTGCTCGCCCTGTTGCCGCACGCGCGCGATATCGGTCTGCACGTCATCGTGGCCCGCAAGCTCGGGGGAACGGCCCGCGCGCTCTATGGCGGGCTGCTCGGCGCTGTCAAAGACCTCAACCCGGACGCCGTGCTGCTCAGCGGCAACCGCGACGAGGGCAGCGTGTTCGGGGTCAAGCCGGAGCCGCTGCCCGCCGGGCGGGGCAGGCTCGTGCGCGATGGCGTCGATGCCGGGTTCATCCAGGTGGCCACGCTTGAGGCGGCAGCAGACGCGGGGGAGGAGTGA
- a CDS encoding type VII secretion-associated protein, with protein sequence MTTTLPDLKVTITPEATIFEGLANVRRYDRPTPAEIAHYVASVVGPEAAAVRVAVVASEADFAELSRALDGSGIELAHERSSGRHALVDAHAATDPDPAPHPDPIDDPIEVTRPTEADGARRMTVWSMLAVALAALLCVAAVYYTATSLRPAPVDAGDGAGNAVGDAVGNAVGDEAGTEASTRMPSPTPTVISREGLLVEVPAGFSAAPDGDMWRLTGKDPDLRVQLAVDPLFELPPERLIAQVLEEIEADPSVELLDNSAGALTYRETGNDGSQSLWRTWVEAGHQISVGCHTRAAPSQVQQATCTMAMESATFNAEDAAG encoded by the coding sequence GTGACAACGACCCTGCCCGATCTAAAGGTGACGATCACGCCGGAGGCGACGATCTTCGAGGGCCTTGCTAACGTGCGCCGCTACGACCGGCCCACCCCGGCCGAGATCGCCCACTACGTCGCTAGCGTCGTGGGGCCCGAGGCCGCCGCGGTGCGCGTCGCCGTCGTGGCGTCGGAGGCCGACTTCGCCGAGCTCTCCCGAGCGTTGGACGGCAGCGGCATCGAACTCGCTCACGAGCGCTCATCGGGCAGGCACGCGCTTGTCGACGCCCACGCGGCAACCGACCCGGATCCCGCGCCCCACCCCGATCCCATCGACGATCCCATCGAGGTCACCCGGCCCACCGAGGCCGACGGGGCGCGGCGGATGACGGTGTGGTCGATGCTCGCGGTGGCCCTCGCGGCACTGCTGTGCGTCGCCGCGGTGTACTACACCGCCACGTCGCTGCGCCCGGCGCCGGTCGACGCGGGGGACGGCGCGGGGAATGCTGTGGGGGATGCTGTGGGGAATGCTGTGGGGGATGAGGCGGGCACGGAGGCGTCGACACGCATGCCCAGCCCCACGCCCACCGTCATCTCGCGCGAGGGCCTGCTTGTCGAAGTGCCAGCCGGCTTTAGCGCCGCCCCCGACGGTGACATGTGGCGGCTCACCGGCAAGGATCCCGACCTGCGCGTTCAGCTCGCAGTCGACCCGCTCTTCGAGCTGCCCCCGGAGCGCCTCATCGCGCAGGTGTTGGAGGAAATCGAGGCAGACCCCAGTGTGGAGCTGCTCGATAACTCCGCAGGGGCGCTGACGTATAGAGAAACGGGCAACGACGGCTCGCAATCGCTGTGGCGCACATGGGTCGAGGCCGGCCACCAGATCTCGGTGGGGTGCCACACCCGCGCGGCGCCGAGCCAAGTGCAGCAGGCCACGTGCACGATGGCGATGGAATCCGCCACGTTTAACGCCGAGGACGCGGCGGGGTAG
- a CDS encoding WXG100 family type VII secretion target: protein MAQLHTEADVMRAAAGNVDDTNNAVNREIERIQGVVEGTRSYWAGEAQASFDSVMLRYDDAQRRLVEALAAIADNLRDNAKNYEHIEASNTDDLHKIGASAGLAL from the coding sequence ATGGCTCAGCTGCACACTGAAGCCGACGTCATGCGCGCGGCCGCAGGCAACGTGGATGACACCAACAACGCAGTCAACAGGGAGATCGAGCGCATCCAAGGGGTTGTCGAGGGGACTCGTTCCTACTGGGCGGGCGAGGCCCAGGCGTCCTTCGATTCTGTCATGCTGCGCTACGACGACGCCCAGCGCCGACTCGTCGAGGCGCTCGCCGCCATCGCCGATAACCTGCGCGACAACGCCAAGAACTACGAACACATCGAAGCGTCCAACACCGACGACCTGCACAAGATCGGCGCCAGCGCCGGTCTCGCGCTCTAG
- a CDS encoding WXG100 family type VII secretion target — MTIKYEFGQLAGAAEDLRGSALQITRMLEDLKAGLQPMVSTWTGEAAEAYKVHQDKWDRAAEDLNTILAQVAQAVDGGNTRMLQVNNAAAQSWG; from the coding sequence ATGACCATCAAGTACGAGTTCGGCCAGCTCGCGGGCGCGGCCGAGGACCTGCGCGGCTCCGCGCTCCAGATCACCCGCATGCTCGAAGACCTCAAGGCGGGCCTGCAGCCCATGGTCTCTACCTGGACCGGCGAGGCGGCCGAGGCATACAAGGTCCACCAGGACAAGTGGGACCGCGCGGCCGAGGACCTCAACACCATCCTCGCCCAGGTTGCCCAGGCCGTCGACGGCGGCAACACGCGCATGCTGCAGGTCAACAACGCAGCGGCCCAGAGCTGGGGGTAG